In Sebaldella termitidis ATCC 33386, one DNA window encodes the following:
- a CDS encoding transporter: MKRNKKLLVSFLAVNSILSAYTAGAETTVSPKYERMYNSIVKNIEKGSSNQKTYQIIERILNQKNKELKDLYLQSDYIVKPEYLEWQVFFTGFYDEYSEGKDNTRENAQYHSKVSGYHDEYGNYVMTSGMINGMAGKPYKELQQPKEIDLGVTVQVREPSRQPISLGVAKPSLPLVTPVAPGLPSVGAITPVLPPLASFTVPNIGTLTPPSSVSVTPPTISPIDISSFNPVTPNVTPPGLSAPPNFSILLGADWNSWATSGGGNGGYSHARATYTDGSGFVNRLHYTWANNSGAEMRYAFKLGNDEGTMSAPYTLAGTYNFDSFNTNSLGVSVNAWKNGATVINVQASQGTNLNNQRFFIGGSRFFEFDNGSGNLLLSGTLNLKGILTLGLVTQGNNAGDVKSIENSGLITDKTEKDDPFIQDSSISGTITGPLGALYDINKTSDGYVGYKVGIALVQENANSGTEKLDLLNTGTIDFRGKNSIGMYVYLPSITSGSTRLENKNTISISGKESYAMKFGASSNANFKGVINSGTIELRKNPDGTDKADLSAGIAVMDDATVTSKVNGSTGKVKNTGNINLKDNIEDSIGMYLRILGNNDIENTSTGIINVSSTGNGNTGMRVDIGTISLGAGNPVAKNSGKINVSGGSNFAMIANGNSGAQTATIQNLAGANISISGASSAGMYSTNGGMAENTGAIVVSGDDSIGIFSTTSAANKMTTGTISLTGERSAGVYNSGTFALSGGTITSGGENSIGVYSTGTTNTNISGGKIVAQNGGIAMYSGANSTINLSGTNIAEVRSGGLLFYNYANSGVFTGKYNIAPGTSASVASGGLAMYVDVSSISQINTMVTGLQSAFTGAGNLQLSMAAGSSLLYVNGVSGAADISDFAGLNDLTTIFNLGASSGYNQYVMKGVELALNNTAESNLDSGSYGKIQFLDSNITVNNGITVSGPTLAKQYVAIAQKNTPSGTLAGRYITNNGTISLAGTGSTAIAGDYITMKNSASGKITLGASSVGIYTANGSKALNEGLIELGTGSVGMYGRNYFDGVNASSVLGYGNDTIDITNDKDIKTVSGGVTGNVTGIYTNNVLALANSSVNLTSASNIDLKGTGNIIGVFAGKTNLTSAGTIKAESASGGNAVGIYGEESTSTSITGSIEVTGGDGTGIYLKNSNMSSGAAVKIDSVDSGIGMYVEATAGNTSSGTNTGTISVGDNVTGMYGIGASAGNTGTITNSGNIQSLPLSADKAIGMYVSSHGIGINAGNIRLTAVGTDKDQVGVYNQSGTFSMGSGNIEVYSQNGAGLYAKAGTVNNLSGGIIKTGSGAIGLYADNGATIQLSGTYKSVVDNGGIFALNNGSGNINIPVGNNIVVDVEAGGMAFSSTGALNTYLSSLVTGGGTLEVNLKDPTSKLAILDTPGTILLSSLGAAYAPGATITPQVKISSSSNPNYTPFSITKGTLIVDQAVNLNNAADSYNKSDFINSSVDVNSSITGSNAGQLGVGQVNYGTGAAPVDRARITINNNNVIDMSGNKSTGILADFGDITNTGAGSFIKVTGEESVGIYGANGTVITNAGTVNIGNKSVGIYGVNYLTTPELYGNGTININNNGNIISTGTAHGGYGIYANNTALPAANSLITLGTGSNIDVSSGAAGIGIYAVNSTLNIDGNITVGKDGVGIYASGSTGNINGGTMSLNGDNAIGYYLTNGSSFTNLGGTIAVNGQNITLMITDSSSSINLSTPFTVNSAPGSTYVVGNMIGGDFYNNTSATLGSNGSLINGIGTAALFGLSSNINSTGTNVSGMVLSGQHSGVPGHVVSGSGITVNEEGTNLGSITLGDSSAGMYLTGGARGRNEGTITLTNNSVGIYGEGAGSHIVNNNGIITIGQESTGLFLKDGDFILNSGISEINSGSQKAVGIYSENSASIPTTIINSNKISLTGDQSIGIYTAGANSIVNAGTILIGNSASQTQPGVGIYADNINSNIHNMTASAVNVGDNGVGIYNKNGNITNDGSITAGNGGTGIYSEGGTIILHPGSSITVGQNDGVGVYAVNQTGMVLNDSTVSVGDGSYGFVFTGSTAPSFINNQSSVIGNNSIFVFADSVLAADNSGTLTMTGSDNIGYYLKNGGSFINNADITGNTGVSNIGIYAKNAGIINNADIILGDSNLVEHIDSKGEKYKTGYSVGIYGENSNITNNAGKTIQVGKDGIGIYVKGAGYTAENRGIINGFGDNAKGIFAAENAVVNNYGTINMTGEGVIGIAGQSGAQIYNHTGSIINVTGNDVAGIYLAGDDTKLVNNGIINITGTGMGILYTSTVDKNNVKDSTGTTQGYTSKQYEADRMPTLTNTGVINVNVGGNFNYDGIRVIVTIDPSTNTPTTNSSSQVGFGGVIPDRLEVAPDFATGTASDRYVFENIFKGATGKGEYISQSLTWTATADGSNMVMTRKAYTEFTDGLWYEDFGRVMNEKYAVTYGEGRKIFDKINYITNESDFRHIMASLAGNVYANINQREYDIAKAFEESLHLLQDSANNTKENVKISVIAGKGKNKEETDGVVGYDYTTTGVLALREVERTYKHTFGYSLGYVHTGFEFKDGNESEEWVDTIQLGVHNKYRSNGWKVVNDLTGRASIHNVDRNIDWPSPNSRSEMNGSYETYSITSDNILGKEFGLGKKASLMPYGAFRAMYVTRPTFNESGLEALEVEGNDAWSAKPRAGVELKGALPLGANTAWQLKGIFDFAYEYELADLNEREKARLIAVEDGYHKLSKPEDEKGTFRTKAAIGLEIEDRYGIFLTGEYSTGNDKEDDYRAGVTLKAVF, encoded by the coding sequence ATGAAAAGAAATAAAAAATTATTAGTATCGTTTCTGGCAGTAAACTCGATACTATCAGCTTATACAGCAGGAGCTGAAACTACAGTAAGCCCTAAATATGAGCGAATGTATAACAGTATAGTTAAAAATATAGAAAAAGGAAGCTCTAATCAAAAAACGTATCAAATAATAGAAAGAATACTCAATCAAAAAAATAAAGAATTGAAGGATTTATATTTACAGAGTGACTATATAGTAAAACCGGAATATCTGGAGTGGCAGGTATTTTTTACAGGCTTTTATGATGAGTACAGCGAGGGAAAAGACAATACCAGAGAAAATGCACAGTATCATTCAAAAGTATCGGGATATCATGATGAATATGGTAATTATGTAATGACAAGCGGAATGATAAATGGAATGGCCGGAAAGCCGTATAAGGAACTGCAGCAGCCGAAAGAAATAGACCTTGGTGTAACTGTACAGGTAAGAGAACCAAGCAGACAGCCTATATCACTTGGAGTAGCCAAGCCTTCACTGCCTTTGGTAACACCGGTAGCACCGGGATTACCGTCAGTGGGAGCAATAACACCAGTACTGCCGCCGTTGGCTTCATTTACAGTACCTAATATAGGGACATTGACACCGCCAAGCAGCGTTTCTGTGACACCGCCGACTATTTCTCCTATTGATATAAGCAGCTTTAACCCGGTAACCCCAAATGTAACACCGCCAGGCTTATCAGCACCGCCAAACTTTTCAATATTACTTGGGGCAGACTGGAACAGCTGGGCAACAAGCGGAGGAGGTAACGGAGGATATTCTCATGCCCGTGCCACTTATACTGACGGCAGCGGATTTGTGAACCGGCTGCATTACACATGGGCTAATAACAGCGGGGCAGAGATGAGATATGCTTTCAAATTAGGAAATGATGAAGGGACTATGAGCGCACCGTATACTTTAGCAGGTACATATAATTTTGATTCGTTTAACACTAATTCTTTGGGAGTTTCTGTTAATGCATGGAAAAACGGAGCTACAGTTATTAATGTGCAGGCTTCACAGGGAACAAATTTGAATAATCAGAGATTTTTTATAGGGGGATCCAGATTTTTTGAATTTGATAATGGTTCAGGAAATTTATTGCTCAGCGGAACATTAAATTTAAAAGGTATCTTGACATTAGGACTGGTTACACAGGGAAATAATGCCGGAGATGTAAAAAGTATAGAAAATTCAGGATTAATTACAGATAAAACAGAAAAAGATGATCCGTTTATACAGGATTCGAGTATAAGCGGCACTATTACAGGTCCGCTTGGTGCACTTTATGATATAAATAAAACATCAGATGGCTATGTAGGATATAAAGTGGGAATTGCACTTGTGCAGGAAAATGCAAATTCAGGAACTGAAAAACTTGATTTACTAAATACAGGAACAATAGATTTTAGAGGTAAAAATTCAATAGGAATGTATGTTTATCTGCCAAGTATCACTTCCGGATCAACACGTCTGGAAAATAAAAATACTATAAGTATAAGCGGAAAAGAAAGCTACGCAATGAAATTCGGGGCAAGCAGCAATGCTAATTTTAAAGGAGTCATAAACAGCGGTACCATTGAATTAAGAAAAAATCCTGATGGAACGGATAAAGCAGATTTATCAGCCGGAATAGCAGTGATGGATGATGCTACAGTTACATCGAAAGTTAACGGGAGTACCGGAAAAGTAAAAAATACAGGAAACATAAACCTTAAAGATAACATAGAAGACAGTATAGGTATGTATCTTAGAATACTTGGGAATAATGATATAGAGAATACAAGTACCGGGATAATTAATGTCAGCAGTACCGGAAACGGAAATACGGGTATGCGTGTGGATATAGGAACAATAAGTCTGGGAGCGGGAAATCCTGTTGCCAAAAATTCCGGGAAAATAAATGTAAGCGGCGGATCAAATTTTGCAATGATTGCAAATGGTAATTCAGGAGCTCAGACAGCAACTATTCAAAATCTGGCAGGTGCAAATATCAGTATAAGCGGTGCAAGTTCGGCAGGAATGTATTCGACAAATGGAGGAATGGCTGAAAATACAGGAGCAATAGTTGTTTCAGGTGATGATTCCATAGGGATATTTTCTACTACTTCGGCAGCGAATAAAATGACAACAGGAACTATATCATTAACAGGAGAAAGATCTGCAGGAGTGTATAATTCCGGGACATTTGCATTATCAGGAGGGACAATTACTTCAGGCGGTGAAAATTCCATAGGAGTATATTCTACAGGAACAACTAACACAAATATAAGCGGCGGAAAAATAGTAGCCCAAAATGGCGGAATAGCAATGTATTCGGGTGCAAATTCCACTATTAATTTATCAGGGACAAATATAGCAGAAGTGAGGTCAGGAGGACTTTTATTTTATAACTATGCAAATTCCGGAGTATTTACAGGAAAATACAATATAGCTCCGGGAACATCTGCAAGTGTGGCATCCGGCGGATTGGCCATGTATGTAGATGTAAGCAGTATCAGTCAGATAAATACTATGGTAACAGGACTTCAGTCAGCTTTTACCGGTGCGGGAAATTTACAGTTAAGTATGGCGGCAGGTTCAAGTCTTCTTTATGTTAATGGAGTATCAGGAGCTGCTGATATTTCAGACTTTGCCGGTCTTAATGACCTGACCACTATTTTTAATTTAGGAGCTTCATCTGGGTATAACCAATATGTAATGAAGGGTGTAGAACTTGCATTAAATAATACCGCAGAATCTAATTTAGATTCCGGATCATATGGTAAAATTCAGTTCCTTGATTCCAACATAACGGTAAATAATGGTATAACAGTATCCGGACCGACTCTGGCAAAACAATATGTTGCCATAGCACAGAAAAATACTCCGTCAGGTACGCTTGCTGGAAGATATATTACAAATAACGGTACGATTTCATTAGCAGGAACCGGGTCTACAGCAATTGCCGGAGATTATATAACTATGAAAAATTCGGCTTCAGGGAAAATAACTCTAGGTGCAAGTTCTGTGGGAATATACACAGCTAATGGTTCCAAAGCACTGAATGAAGGATTGATAGAGCTTGGAACTGGTTCTGTAGGAATGTACGGAAGAAATTATTTTGACGGGGTAAATGCTTCGTCAGTATTAGGGTATGGAAATGATACAATAGATATTACAAATGATAAAGACATAAAAACTGTGAGCGGAGGAGTAACAGGGAATGTAACCGGAATTTACACAAATAATGTACTGGCGCTGGCAAATTCATCAGTCAATCTTACATCTGCTTCAAACATAGACTTAAAAGGAACAGGAAATATAATAGGAGTATTTGCAGGAAAAACTAATCTAACCAGTGCAGGAACAATAAAAGCAGAATCTGCAAGCGGCGGAAATGCAGTGGGAATATATGGAGAAGAAAGCACATCAACCTCAATAACAGGTAGTATCGAAGTTACCGGCGGAGACGGGACAGGAATTTATCTGAAAAATTCTAATATGAGCAGCGGTGCAGCAGTAAAAATAGACAGTGTGGATTCGGGAATAGGAATGTATGTAGAAGCTACAGCCGGGAATACTTCATCAGGAACAAATACAGGCACAATATCCGTCGGAGATAATGTAACAGGAATGTATGGTATCGGAGCATCAGCAGGTAATACAGGAACTATAACAAACAGCGGAAATATACAGTCTCTGCCGCTATCTGCAGATAAAGCAATAGGTATGTATGTAAGCAGTCATGGAATAGGTATTAATGCCGGAAATATAAGGCTGACAGCTGTGGGAACTGATAAAGATCAGGTAGGTGTATATAATCAGTCAGGAACTTTCAGTATGGGAAGCGGTAATATAGAAGTATATTCGCAAAACGGAGCAGGTCTATATGCCAAAGCCGGAACTGTAAATAATCTGTCAGGCGGAATAATAAAGACAGGAAGCGGAGCAATAGGTCTTTATGCAGATAACGGAGCAACAATACAGCTGTCGGGAACATATAAATCAGTAGTGGATAACGGAGGTATATTTGCTCTGAATAATGGTTCAGGAAATATAAATATACCTGTAGGAAATAATATAGTAGTAGATGTAGAAGCAGGAGGAATGGCATTTTCATCCACAGGAGCCCTGAATACATATCTGAGCAGCTTAGTAACAGGCGGAGGAACACTGGAAGTAAATCTGAAGGATCCTACTTCAAAACTGGCGATACTTGATACACCGGGAACAATACTGCTTAGCTCACTGGGAGCGGCATATGCTCCGGGAGCAACGATAACACCGCAGGTAAAGATATCATCATCAAGTAATCCAAACTATACACCGTTTTCTATAACAAAAGGAACTTTGATAGTAGATCAGGCAGTAAACCTGAACAATGCAGCAGATTCATATAATAAATCAGATTTCATAAATTCAAGTGTAGATGTAAATTCATCAATAACAGGATCAAATGCCGGACAGCTGGGAGTAGGACAGGTAAACTACGGAACAGGAGCAGCTCCTGTTGATAGAGCAAGAATAACAATAAACAATAATAATGTAATAGATATGTCAGGAAATAAATCTACAGGGATATTGGCAGATTTTGGAGATATAACAAATACAGGAGCCGGAAGCTTTATAAAAGTAACAGGAGAAGAATCAGTAGGAATATACGGAGCAAACGGAACTGTGATAACAAATGCGGGAACAGTAAATATAGGAAATAAAAGTGTAGGAATATATGGGGTAAACTATTTAACTACTCCGGAATTATATGGAAACGGAACAATAAATATAAATAATAACGGAAATATAATCTCAACAGGGACAGCACATGGAGGATACGGGATATATGCCAATAATACAGCACTTCCGGCAGCGAATTCATTAATAACACTTGGAACAGGCTCAAATATAGATGTATCAAGCGGTGCGGCAGGAATAGGAATATATGCAGTAAATTCGACATTGAATATAGACGGAAATATAACAGTGGGAAAAGACGGAGTAGGAATATATGCAAGCGGAAGTACAGGGAATATAAACGGCGGAACAATGTCACTGAATGGAGATAACGCAATAGGCTACTACCTGACAAACGGAAGCAGCTTCACAAATCTTGGAGGAACGATAGCAGTAAACGGGCAAAACATAACATTAATGATAACAGATTCAAGTTCAAGTATAAATCTGTCAACACCGTTTACAGTAAACTCAGCGCCAGGCTCAACATATGTAGTAGGAAATATGATAGGCGGGGATTTCTATAATAATACATCTGCAACATTAGGTTCAAACGGATCGTTAATAAACGGAATCGGGACAGCAGCATTATTTGGTTTATCTTCAAATATAAATTCAACAGGAACAAATGTATCGGGAATGGTATTAAGCGGACAGCATTCAGGAGTACCGGGTCATGTGGTGTCAGGATCAGGAATAACAGTAAATGAAGAAGGAACGAACTTAGGATCAATAACACTTGGAGATTCATCAGCAGGAATGTATCTGACAGGAGGAGCAAGAGGAAGAAATGAAGGAACGATAACATTAACTAATAATTCAGTAGGAATATATGGAGAAGGAGCAGGCTCGCATATAGTCAACAACAACGGAATTATTACAATCGGACAGGAATCGACAGGATTGTTCCTAAAAGACGGAGACTTTATTTTGAATTCAGGTATATCGGAAATAAACAGCGGAAGTCAGAAAGCAGTAGGAATATATTCGGAAAATTCAGCGTCAATACCGACAACAATAATAAACAGCAATAAAATAAGCTTAACCGGAGACCAGTCAATAGGGATATACACAGCCGGTGCTAATAGTATAGTCAATGCAGGTACAATATTAATAGGTAATTCTGCAAGTCAGACACAGCCGGGTGTAGGAATCTATGCTGATAACATAAACAGTAATATTCATAATATGACAGCAAGTGCAGTAAATGTAGGAGATAATGGAGTAGGAATCTATAATAAGAACGGAAATATAACAAATGACGGATCAATAACAGCAGGAAACGGTGGAACAGGTATATATTCAGAGGGAGGAACAATAATTTTACACCCCGGATCATCAATAACAGTGGGTCAGAATGACGGAGTGGGAGTATATGCAGTAAATCAGACAGGAATGGTACTAAATGATTCTACAGTATCAGTGGGAGACGGATCATACGGATTTGTATTCACAGGAAGTACAGCCCCGTCATTTATAAATAATCAATCATCAGTAATAGGAAATAACAGTATATTTGTATTTGCTGATTCTGTATTGGCAGCGGATAACAGCGGAACACTGACAATGACAGGATCAGATAACATAGGGTATTACCTGAAAAACGGCGGATCTTTTATAAACAATGCAGATATAACAGGTAATACAGGAGTTTCGAATATAGGAATATATGCCAAAAATGCAGGTATAATAAATAATGCAGATATAATATTAGGAGATTCAAATTTAGTAGAACACATAGATTCAAAGGGAGAAAAATATAAAACGGGCTATTCAGTGGGAATATACGGTGAAAATTCTAATATAACGAATAATGCAGGCAAAACTATACAGGTAGGAAAAGACGGGATAGGAATTTATGTAAAAGGAGCAGGTTATACAGCGGAGAACAGAGGAATTATAAATGGTTTCGGAGATAATGCCAAGGGAATATTTGCAGCAGAGAATGCAGTAGTAAATAACTATGGTACAATTAATATGACTGGTGAAGGAGTAATAGGAATAGCAGGACAGAGCGGAGCCCAGATATACAATCATACCGGATCAATAATAAATGTAACCGGTAATGATGTGGCAGGAATATATTTGGCTGGAGATGATACTAAGCTGGTAAATAACGGAATTATAAATATAACGGGAACAGGAATGGGAATACTGTATACTTCTACTGTAGACAAAAACAATGTAAAAGATAGTACTGGCACAACACAAGGATATACATCAAAACAGTATGAAGCTGACAGAATGCCGACTTTAACAAATACCGGAGTAATAAATGTGAATGTTGGAGGGAACTTTAATTATGATGGAATAAGAGTAATAGTAACAATAGATCCATCTACAAATACACCAACAACAAATTCATCAAGCCAGGTAGGGTTCGGCGGTGTAATACCGGACAGACTGGAAGTAGCTCCTGATTTTGCCACTGGAACAGCTTCAGACAGATATGTATTTGAAAATATATTCAAAGGAGCAACAGGAAAAGGAGAGTACATATCGCAGTCATTAACATGGACAGCAACAGCAGACGGATCAAATATGGTAATGACAAGAAAAGCATATACAGAATTTACAGACGGCTTGTGGTACGAAGACTTTGGAAGAGTGATGAATGAGAAATATGCCGTTACTTATGGTGAGGGAAGAAAAATATTTGATAAGATCAACTACATAACAAATGAATCTGACTTTAGACATATAATGGCAAGTCTTGCAGGAAATGTATATGCTAATATAAACCAGAGAGAATATGACATAGCAAAGGCATTTGAAGAATCACTGCACTTATTGCAGGATTCTGCAAACAACACAAAAGAAAATGTAAAAATAAGTGTAATAGCTGGAAAAGGAAAGAACAAAGAAGAAACAGACGGAGTAGTGGGTTATGATTATACAACAACAGGAGTACTTGCTTTAAGAGAAGTGGAAAGAACATATAAGCATACATTTGGCTATTCACTGGGATATGTTCATACAGGCTTTGAATTCAAAGACGGAAATGAAAGTGAAGAATGGGTAGATACAATCCAGCTTGGAGTGCATAATAAGTATAGATCAAATGGATGGAAAGTAGTAAATGATCTGACTGGAAGAGCAAGTATTCATAATGTAGACAGAAATATAGACTGGCCAAGTCCTAACAGCAGATCAGAAATGAACGGATCATATGAAACATACAGTATAACAAGTGACAATATACTCGGAAAAGAATTTGGCTTAGGTAAAAAAGCAAGCCTGATGCCGTATGGAGCATTCAGAGCAATGTATGTGACAAGACCTACATTTAATGAAAGCGGACTGGAAGCACTTGAGGTAGAAGGAAATGATGCATGGAGTGCGAAGCCGAGAGCAGGGGTAGAGCTGAAAGGAGCACTACCTTTAGGAGCTAACACAGCATGGCAGTTAAAAGGAATATTCGATTTTGCATATGAATATGAGCTCGCGGATCTTAATGAAAGAGAAAAAGCGAGACTGATAGCAGTAGAAGATGGTTATCATAAATTATCAAAACCTGAAGATGAAAAAGGAACATTCAGAACAAAAGCAGCAATAGGCTTAGAGATAGAAGACAGATATGGAATATTCCTTACAGGAGAGTATTCAACAGGAAATGATAAGGAAGATGATTACAGAGCAGGAGTAACATTGAAAGCAGTATTTTAA
- a CDS encoding DKNYY domain-containing protein has product MKKLFMIFGLFAVVLCFPVKSYAITRYIINNGKVYYQRLKYRDEMTEADTPTFKNLDYFYAKDKNNVYYEGDKLPGVDPLTFRILDYSYTKDKDKVYYYRTALANVDPATFKILDYYYTKDKNNVYYLRDILNGADIASFKVLRFSYARDKNNVYYHGNKIESADPATFKILDIDYAKDKNHVYYTGKIIQDGNPADFELVDPSWYLFYR; this is encoded by the coding sequence ATGAAAAAATTGTTTATGATTTTTGGCTTATTTGCTGTTGTTTTATGCTTTCCGGTAAAATCATATGCTATCACGAGATATATTATAAATAATGGAAAAGTTTATTACCAGCGTCTTAAATACAGGGATGAAATGACCGAGGCAGATACTCCGACATTTAAGAATTTAGATTATTTTTATGCAAAAGATAAAAATAATGTTTATTATGAAGGTGACAAGCTTCCCGGGGTAGATCCGCTGACTTTCAGAATACTGGATTACAGCTATACCAAAGATAAGGACAAAGTTTACTATTACAGAACAGCTTTAGCGAATGTAGATCCGGCAACATTTAAAATATTGGACTATTATTATACCAAAGATAAGAACAATGTATATTATTTGAGAGATATTTTGAACGGAGCTGATATAGCATCATTCAAAGTATTGAGATTTAGTTATGCAAGGGATAAAAATAATGTTTATTATCACGGGAATAAAATAGAAAGTGCAGATCCAGCTACTTTTAAAATACTGGATATAGATTATGCAAAAGATAAAAATCACGTATATTATACAGGAAAAATTATTCAGGATGGGAATCCTGCTGATTTTGAGCTGGTAGATCCAAGCTGGTATTTATTTTACAGATAG
- the prmC gene encoding peptide chain release factor N(5)-glutamine methyltransferase has product MNKLIDILEKSKKYLEDNKAENPRIETELILSQVLNLDRIMLYAYFDRILTDDEMSEIRTLLKNKISSEGTSEKNEDISMKTLMDQSIKYLENHQIEEARLTVELIFSHVLSIDRMMLFTKYTMQPEEEKKNKIRNLLKLRAKDKIPLQYLLNEEEFYGRPFYINKGVLIPRNETEIVVERALQELKDTAAPNILDIGAGSGVISITIAKEKPDSKILGIDISDNALEIANKNKGLLKADNVKFLKSNLFQEVNYHSFDMIISNPPYIPKSEYETLSDDVRMHEPEEALTAENEGLFFYYEISKNASDYLKNGGRLIFECGYNQAEIIESIMKETGYKNIEIFKDLNGINRGITGIFLKEE; this is encoded by the coding sequence ATGAATAAGTTAATTGATATATTGGAGAAATCCAAAAAATATCTTGAAGACAATAAAGCAGAAAATCCAAGAATAGAAACTGAGCTAATCCTATCACAGGTCTTAAATCTGGATAGGATTATGCTTTATGCATATTTTGACAGAATTCTGACTGATGATGAAATGTCTGAAATAAGGACTTTACTGAAAAATAAAATAAGCTCAGAAGGAACTTCAGAAAAAAATGAGGATATAAGCATGAAAACACTAATGGATCAGAGCATAAAATATCTCGAAAATCATCAGATAGAAGAAGCAAGACTGACTGTAGAGCTTATTTTTTCCCATGTACTTTCTATTGACAGAATGATGCTTTTTACAAAGTATACTATGCAGCCTGAAGAAGAGAAAAAAAATAAAATAAGGAATCTGCTGAAGCTAAGGGCAAAAGATAAAATACCGCTGCAATATCTTCTGAATGAAGAGGAATTTTACGGGAGACCTTTTTATATTAATAAAGGCGTATTAATTCCGAGAAATGAAACTGAAATAGTGGTGGAAAGAGCATTACAGGAATTAAAAGACACTGCAGCTCCTAATATTCTGGACATAGGTGCCGGCAGCGGAGTAATTTCCATAACCATTGCGAAAGAAAAACCGGATTCCAAAATTCTGGGAATAGATATATCAGATAATGCTCTGGAAATTGCAAATAAAAACAAAGGACTGCTAAAAGCTGATAATGTAAAGTTTTTGAAGTCAAATTTATTTCAGGAAGTAAATTATCACAGCTTTGATATGATAATTTCCAATCCTCCGTATATTCCAAAGTCAGAATATGAAACACTCAGTGATGATGTAAGAATGCATGAACCGGAAGAAGCTTTGACCGCTGAAAATGAAGGATTGTTTTTTTACTATGAAATAAGCAAAAATGCCTCAGATTATCTGAAAAACGGCGGAAGGCTCATATTTGAATGTGGGTATAATCAGGCGGAAATCATAGAAAGTATAATGAAAGAAACCGGATATAAAAATATAGAAATATTTAAAGATTTGAACGGAATAAACCGTGGAATTACAGGAATTTTTCTCAAGGAAGAATGA